The Sulfurimonas lithotrophica genome includes a region encoding these proteins:
- the ubiE gene encoding bifunctional demethylmenaquinone methyltransferase/2-methoxy-6-polyprenyl-1,4-benzoquinol methylase UbiE has product MEKQQKIVSMFDDIAPTYDTANRVMSMGVDKSWRRKACDLAYEFKGDDTLDKIIDVACGTGDMMEFWRSRAEVSGIAVGEIIGVDPSKGMVGVAREKYPKFNYHIAKATEIPLEDESADILSITYGIRNVVEREEALKEFNRVLKKDGLVVILEFMKNENPSLLGRIRDFYMNKILPKVGGFISKNLEAYEYLPNSIEDFSTVANMMKELEDAGFEMLYNKSFSMDISTLLIARKK; this is encoded by the coding sequence ATGGAAAAACAGCAAAAGATAGTTTCTATGTTTGATGATATAGCTCCTACATATGATACTGCAAACCGTGTTATGAGTATGGGTGTTGATAAAAGCTGGAGAAGAAAAGCATGTGATTTAGCATATGAATTCAAAGGTGACGACACACTTGACAAGATAATCGATGTAGCATGCGGAACAGGTGATATGATGGAGTTCTGGCGTAGTCGTGCTGAAGTTAGCGGTATTGCTGTAGGAGAAATAATAGGGGTTGATCCTTCAAAAGGCATGGTTGGTGTAGCACGTGAGAAATATCCTAAGTTTAATTATCATATTGCTAAAGCTACAGAGATTCCTTTAGAGGATGAATCTGCAGATATTTTGAGTATAACTTACGGTATCAGAAATGTTGTTGAGAGAGAAGAAGCTCTTAAGGAGTTTAATCGTGTACTTAAAAAAGACGGTCTTGTAGTTATATTGGAATTTATGAAAAATGAAAATCCGTCGCTACTTGGTAGAATTAGAGATTTTTATATGAATAAAATACTTCCGAAAGTTGGTGGTTTTATATCTAAAAATCTTGAAGCATATGAGTATCTTCCTAACTCTATAGAAGATTTCTCAACCGTAGCAAATATGATGAAAGAACTCGAAGATGCAGGTTTTGAGATGCTTTATAATAAAAGCTTTTCAATGGATATATCTACACTTTTAATAGCTAGAAAGAAATAA
- the ribD gene encoding bifunctional diaminohydroxyphosphoribosylaminopyrimidine deaminase/5-amino-6-(5-phosphoribosylamino)uracil reductase RibD, translating into MVANSEFFMNLALKEAWKYQGLTYPNPAVGCCVVSESGAILSVEAHKKAGLPHAEVEALKSAYFKLTNDEFILKLTNSADIHKYLIQNHNGIFKNCSVYTTLEPCSHIGKTPSCADLLSLLSIKKVYVGALDTNPEAACGNKKLLDADIEIQNGVLEAKCKELLYPFERWSKDKFVFFKWAQRLNGTYDGGIITSKESRKNVHDMRDKCDLLVIGGESVRIDRPTLDARLVDGKAPDILIYSRKSEFDKTIPLFKVEGRKVIISDNLDIIQKYKNIMIEGGANMFEATRDIVDRYLCYIAPKVGGSKVFNTNIEEFEILNILQDDKDIIMWLSSRQLIDEHNLG; encoded by the coding sequence ATGGTAGCAAACTCTGAATTTTTTATGAACCTCGCCTTAAAAGAAGCATGGAAATATCAAGGGCTTACATATCCAAATCCGGCAGTCGGATGCTGTGTAGTTTCTGAGAGTGGAGCAATATTAAGTGTTGAAGCTCATAAAAAAGCCGGACTTCCGCATGCCGAAGTTGAGGCTTTAAAATCCGCATATTTTAAACTTACGAACGATGAATTTATACTAAAACTTACAAACTCAGCTGATATACACAAATATTTAATACAAAATCATAATGGTATTTTTAAAAACTGTAGTGTATATACTACGCTTGAACCATGTTCACATATCGGCAAAACACCATCATGTGCAGATTTGTTAAGTTTGCTTAGTATAAAAAAAGTATATGTAGGTGCTTTAGATACAAATCCTGAAGCAGCCTGTGGGAACAAAAAACTATTGGATGCAGATATTGAAATACAAAACGGTGTTTTAGAAGCTAAGTGTAAGGAACTTTTGTATCCTTTTGAGAGATGGTCTAAAGATAAATTTGTATTTTTTAAATGGGCTCAAAGATTAAACGGTACTTACGACGGCGGTATAATTACTTCAAAAGAATCGCGTAAAAATGTGCATGATATGAGAGATAAGTGCGACTTACTTGTAATCGGCGGTGAGAGTGTAAGAATAGACAGACCGACTTTGGATGCAAGATTAGTAGATGGAAAAGCACCGGATATACTTATATATTCACGTAAAAGTGAGTTTGATAAAACTATACCGCTTTTTAAAGTAGAGGGCAGGAAAGTTATAATATCGGATAATTTAGATATTATACAAAAATATAAAAATATTATGATTGAAGGTGGAGCTAATATGTTTGAAGCTACACGTGATATTGTAGATAGATACCTTTGTTATATAGCTCCAAAAGTAGGCGGAAGTAAAGTATTTAATACAAATATAGAAGAATTTGAAATTTTAAATATACTCCAAGATGACAAAGATATAATTATGTGGTTAAGTAGCCGACAGCTTATTGATGAGCATAATTTAGGATAA
- a CDS encoding ribosome maturation factor, producing MSLESDIKSFVKSLDLELYDISTVSEFDETIYRISVVSNEIEDGKRKPVSLDSCAELSRLISPLLDVTPPVSGDYRLEVSSPGIERKLKNLHHYELSIGENVQLGFASRDKLKGKLLKVEDSKVTVLADGKEEVVDFGEISKGKTYFEW from the coding sequence ATGAGTCTTGAGAGCGATATAAAATCATTTGTAAAGTCTCTTGATTTGGAACTTTATGATATATCAACCGTAAGTGAATTTGATGAGACAATATATAGAATTTCTGTAGTCTCAAACGAAATAGAAGACGGAAAAAGAAAACCTGTAAGTTTAGACAGTTGTGCTGAACTTAGTCGTTTAATCTCTCCTCTTTTAGATGTTACACCACCTGTTTCAGGAGATTACAGACTTGAAGTGTCAAGTCCTGGAATCGAAAGAAAACTAAAGAACCTACACCATTATGAACTCTCAATAGGTGAAAACGTACAGTTAGGTTTTGCTTCGCGTGATAAGTTAAAAGGCAAACTTTTAAAAGTTGAAGACTCTAAAGTTACTGTTTTAGCAGACGGCAAAGAAGAAGTTGTAGATTTTGGTGAGATATCCAAAGGTAAGACATACTTTGAATGGTAG
- the rbfA gene encoding 30S ribosome-binding factor RbfA, with the protein MTDAQIKLKRTDSILQELIPEALSQLNDNRLHELDVIEVRCSKGRDDAKVYIDPSYFSEEEKSILLKQLKKARPIIEDYCMKDQGWFRSPKLKFEFDEHLKKAQTIDELFKKISKENKDES; encoded by the coding sequence GTGACTGACGCACAAATAAAACTAAAAAGAACTGACTCTATTTTACAAGAGCTTATTCCAGAAGCTCTTAGTCAGTTAAACGACAACAGACTCCATGAACTTGATGTTATAGAGGTTAGATGTTCCAAAGGGCGTGACGATGCAAAGGTTTATATAGACCCTAGCTATTTTTCAGAAGAAGAAAAATCTATACTGTTAAAACAGCTTAAAAAAGCTAGACCTATTATAGAAGATTACTGTATGAAAGACCAAGGTTGGTTTCGCTCACCTAAGTTAAAATTTGAATTTGACGAGCATCTAAAAAAAGCTCAAACTATTGATGAGCTGTTTAAAAAAATATCTAAGGAAAATAAAGATGAGTCTTGA